The following proteins are encoded in a genomic region of Struthio camelus isolate bStrCam1 chromosome 3, bStrCam1.hap1, whole genome shotgun sequence:
- the CCDC185 gene encoding coiled-coil domain-containing protein 185 yields MADRRATLRTRHLRGPAAAGGEGCSGLGGPRLPAAPMLPRGGLRRGPRPGQGAPRPATVSSAGPGRGRRRAAGPRRCCDHPGASPCSSSFSLDQLQSVSGKAGKRGAEAGAWPKACESSSSLQDRVQTVTEGCSGEDDNGQAENLYPDGHYQRRPRSGASPQRLRGLGDEKYDFIPEKEKTASALTLCRCQEEQDTKVRQLPASEVWDEVRRQEKKLRSRREERQQLMAENLKRWQRDQDQRKAKRRLDEKRLLEARQKEMMLRENKWKRLAQEEETKRKAKLERSKLQAEYRKYCQEKQLREKKILEQDTRDLKYNLLRDKMSRACEKRLSKEIERKKKRQELNQYEMTRHRRLKDQVDHQVKADELCKRHAIEQKLQRSKEILDQLMEERNRESKQKALKEEKRSVMAKFRAKETEEERRRRKSMLLQIAEMKIQQAQEMLAKTIQQKVQRSKQINCLKERNHHSQRQKIEDDEKCRLQEIEEAIRRRDQKSDQILRDKESASGKARRIPTTSYGLGQKVRELMNSRAYD; encoded by the coding sequence ATGGCGGACCGGCGCGCGACGCTCCGCACCCGGCACCTgcgcggcccggcagcggccggcggggAAGGATGCAGCGGCCTCGGTGGTCCCCGCCTGCCTGCCGCCCCCATGCTGCCCCGTGGCGGCCTCCGCCGGGGCCCACGGCCGGGACAAGGGGCACCACGTCCTGCGACCGTCTCCTCGGCGGGGCCTGGCAGGGGCCGGCGCAGGGCAGCAGGGCCTCGGCGGTGCTGCGACCACCCGGGGGCCTCCCCCTGCTCGTCCTCCTTCTCCCTGGACCAGCTGCAGAGTGTCAGCGGAAAGGCCGGGAAGAGGGGGGCTGAGGCCGGGGCTTGGCCCAAGGCCTgcgagagcagcagcagcctgcaggaccGGGTGCAGACCGTCACCGAGGGGTGCAGCGGTGAGGATGACAACGGGCAGGCGGAAAACCTTTACCCTGATGGCCACTACCAGCGGAGGCCAAGAAGTGGCGCATCCCCCCAGAGGCTCCGCGGTCTGGGTGACGAGAAGTACGATTTTATCCCTGAAAAGGAGAAGACAGCGAGTGCCCTGACGCTGTGCAGATGCCAGGAGGAGCAGGACACGAAGGTGAGGCAGCTGCCGGCCTCTGAGGTTTGGGATGAGGtgagaaggcaggagaagaaactCAGATCCAGACGGGAGGAGAGGCAACAGCTGATGGCGGAAAACCTGAAGAGATGGCAGAGAGACCAGGATCAAAGGAAGGCCAAACGCAGGCTGGATGAGAAACGACTCTTGGAGGCCAGGCAGAAAGAAATGATGTTGCGAGAGAATAAATGGAAGAGACTGGCGCAGGAGGAAGAAACCAAGCGCAAGGCAAAACTTGAAAGATCAAAGCTGCAAGCTGAGTACAGGAAATATTGTCAAGAAAAGCAGCTAAGAGAGAAAAAGATCCTGGAGCAGGATACTAGAGACTTGAAGTATAATCTGCTCCGAGACAAAATGTCACGGGCTTGTGAGAAAAGGCTTTCAAAAGAAattgaaaggaagaagaagagacaAGAGTTGAACCAGTATGAAATGACAAGACACAGACGCCTGAAAGATCAAGTTGATCACCAAGTCAAAGCTGATGAACTTTGCAAGAGACACGCTATAGAGCAAAAACTTCAAAGATCTAAAGAAATCCTTGATCAGCTGATGGAGGAAAGGAATAGGgaatcaaaacaaaaagctctAAAGGAAGAAAAACGAAGTGTTATGGCCAAATTTAGAGcaaaagagacagaggaagaaaggagaagacgTAAAAGTATGTTGCTGCAAATAGCTGAGATGAAAATTCAGCAAGCTCAAGAAATGCTGGCCAAAACTATCCAACAGAAAGTACAACGCAGCAAGCAAATTAactgcttaaaagaaagaaaccatcACTCTCAAAGGCAAAAAATTGAAGATGATGAAAAATGTCGACTACAGGAAATAGAAGAAGCCATTAGAAGGCGAGATCAGAAGAGTGATCAAATATTAAGAGATAAGGAATCTGCTTCAGGAAAAGCTAGAAGAATACCCACAACATCTTATGGCCTGGGACAAAAAGTAAGAGAACTGATGAATAGCCGTGCATATGACTAG